The genome window GGAGTAATATCCGGGGTTGCATGTAATGTTATCTTCATATCTCCTACCTCCTGGCCACCAGTTTAGTGATATCATCACTTGTGATAATACCACTTACCCTGCTGTGCTTATCCACCACAGGCAGAGCACTAATATTATGCTGCTCCAGCCTTCGTGCCACTATGTCGATGGGTTCAGTGGCATCAGCAGTGACCACAGCCCTGGTCATGATATCATCCAGTTTGTCCCGCTTGTTCTTTGCCACAGCCTTGGCAATATCCCATGCCGTGATAATTCCTACCAGCCTGTCCTCATCCGATACCACAGGCAGGTGGTTGAAGTTCCCTTCCATGATCACCTTTGCAGCATTTTCCACAGTTAGCCCCTGCTGAATAGTGATCACACGCTTTGCCATCACATCAGCTACAGTGGGCTGTTCACCTATCTGTTTCATTGGCTTGAACTCCACTCCAGTATTGGGCAAACGCTCCACCGGAAGCGTAGGATAGAACGTCCCCTTTTGTATCCAGTCCTTCAATTCCCCTGCAATGGCCCTGGCATCATGGAAACTGGACATAGGTGACGTTGTAATCTCCCTGCCGTTAATGTCGATCATGCCTGACTTCAGTTCTTCATAGGTAACCTGGCGCAGTACAGGTCTGTCCCTGCGCGCCACGCCGTAGTCCAGCACGTCAACGGTGATATCAGCATCGGTCACTGCAGTGGCCTTTGCAATATCTGCGTTTAAAATAGGTATTGGGATGCCGATACCCACGTATTGGGATGTGCCATATCCGTGGAAGCTGGCACCCCTTACGTATTTCTTATCCATCTGCTTCAGGTCGCCTTGTACCATCATTGTCGCAAAATTATTGGCCGGGTCGTGCTGGGTACCTTGCCCGGTCACATATCCCTGGGCTCCGCAAAGGAAAATGCGGCTCCCCACGCCTATGGTCTGGTAGGTGGGGTCATTGTACATTGGTGAGAGTACCCCAGCACCCGAATATGTGACATTGCCACAGTCGGGCAGGAGTGTACCCATATAAGTATACAGTGTACGGTCCGAGCAGTTGGTAGCTACATTATACCGCTGGTAACCGTTTCTGGGATTGAACATTGTTGCCTGGTTTAAGTCATCGATTGTCACAGTAGTATCCAGCACCTTGCGGGGATAGCAGTCGGTGCCGTAGGCTGTGGCATGGATATCTATGGACTTACCTGCCACAAGGTCCTCTATTACATGTGCTCCTCCGTACTCTATACCCCTGCTCTTACTAAGCTGGGTTGCGCCTATATAGGCATCGATGGCGGCCAGACCGGCATAGGCCTCTACGTCATTGAGCCACACCTTTTGCATCTTGATGGGTGGGTCTGAATGCCCTAAATTGAGAAAGGCACCGGATGAGCACATGGCCCCGAAAGTACCTGTAGTAACTATATCTATTTCCTTTGCAGCGCCAACCGGCCCCAGTTCTGCCACGATGTCCGGCATCTCTTCTGCCGTAACTACATGGACGCTGCCGTTCGCGATCTTAGCATTGATGTCCTGTATTGTTTTATCAGTCACTTTAATCACACAGGATGTAATAAAATTGCATTATATATATTACTTGTGGTAATAAGTGTGTGGGGAATAATGCAACAATTTAATTCACCAACACCAGCAACCCACGCATTTAATGTTGAGAATGATCTTTGTTCCTTATTGTTTATTCCCAGTTGCAAGATTACACAGTTTTAAGATTTTTTAATAATATATAATGTATGAAACAACACCTCATTAGCCACGTGAATGGGATAAATGGATTTTGTCCTAAGGCCCAACCCAGAGTAAACTATATATATTATTATTGTCAGACAGATAGCATACAGATGTCATACATTTGTCAGACAACCAGCAGACATGCGTCAGTCATGTGTCTGACATACGTCTGACGGAATTATTACATCAAAGGGAGTAAAACCCGATGGAGAGAATAACAATAAGGCTCCCCGAGAAGCAATTAGAAATGATCGACGTCATGGTAAACATGGGTGAATTTCCGTCCACAAGTGAAGCAATCAGGGCGGCTATACGGGACCTGATAGATCAACGAAGTGATAAACTACTCCGTAACATGCAATTACTGGAACGGGTAGGTACGGCTAAGGTCGTATAAATTTGCAGGGGATGAATATAAAATGCAAACTATTGTACAAGAAGCATTGAAACATACAGAAAAAGAAAAACTCCTCAGGGAGTCCAGACAGATAGAAGAAATGTGTGAAGACTTCGGCGAACCGCAGATCGTAATCGTGGGCTGCGGCGGAGCAGGCAATAACACAGTTAACCGACTCTATAATATGGGAGTCAGCGGCGCAGAGACTATTGCCATCAATACAGACAAGCAACACCTGGACATGATCCAGGCAGATAAAAAGATCCTTGTAGGCAAATCCCTTACCAGAGGGCTTGGTGCAGGCGGCTATCCAGAAACTGGTCGCAAAGCAGCCGAACTTGCAAGAGGGACACTGGAAGAAGTTCTGAAGGGCGCAGACCTGGTCTTTATTACAGCAGGCATGGGTGGCGGAACAGGCACAGGTGCTGCACCTGTTGTGGCTGAGATCGCCAAACAACAGGATGCCATTGTAGTCGGTATGGTATCAAGCCCCTTCAGGGTTGAAAGGGCAAGAGCCATCAAAGCCGAAGAAGGTCTTGAGACCTTCAGGAAAGCTGCAGATACGGTGCTGGTGCTGGATAATAACAGGCTGCTGGACTATGTACCCAACCTGCCGATCGAACAGGCATTTTCTGTCATGGACCAGTTGATAGCTGAGACCGTAAAAGGTATCAGTGAGACCATTACCCAGGCTTCACTGATCAACCTGGACTATGCTGATGTCAAGACCATCATGAGCTGCGGCGGTGTAGCAGTGATGCTTGTCGGCGAGGCAAAGAGCCAGGACAGAGGCGACAATGTAGTGCGTGCAGCACTGAACCATCCGCTGCTGGATGTTGATTACAGAGGTGCCACCGGATGCCTGGTACATATCACTGGCGGTCCAGACCTTACACTGTCTGAGGCAGAAGCAGTCGCAGAGTCACTTACTTATGAACTGGATGACAGGGCAAATGTCATATGGGGTGCAAGGGTCAATAAGGAATATGAAGGCAGGATACGTGTCATGGCTATCATGACCGGTGTCCAGTCCGCACAGATCCTGGGTCCCCAGTCCTATGGCATAAATGAAGGCCAGAAAGAAGGAATGGCAGTTGGTGCCGCAATTAGCGGTAGCAACAACGGCGGCTCGATCATAGATATAATATGATAAGTGTATTGAAAAACAGGCCGGTAAATGTTGGCCTGTGCTTTTTCTTTTTTTAAACGTATAGGAAAGCAGATACTTTCCTGCAGGCTTAGAAAATGCGAACGAAGTGAGCATTTTCTCTTGAACTTCGATACTTTTTTATAACTTAACATTATTTTAAGCCTACCTAAGTAGGTGATAAATTATGGCAAGAAGGGATCGTTTTATTTGTCAATAGAGATATCCGATTTTTAGATACAACACTCAGGGATGGCGAACAAACCCCGGGAGTTGCGCTTTCGACTAAAGATAAGTTGTTAATTGCACACAAACTTGATACCCTTGGTGTCAATATTATCGAAGCTGGTTCTGCAATCACTTCTAAAGGTGAGAGAGAAGCCATACGTGCAGTTGCCAATGAGGGGCTAAATGCTGAGATCTGCAGCTACTGCCGGGTACGCAATGAAGATATAGATCTTGCACTGGAATGCGATGTGGATTCAATCCACCTGGTTGTACCGGTATCTGACCTGCATATCAAAAGCAAGCTAAAAAAAGACAGGGAAACTGTGAAACAAATGGCCCTGGATGCTACAGTATATGCCAGGGACCATGGCCTCATTGTGGAACTTAGCGGTGAGGACGCCTCACGGGCAGATATGGGCTTTTTAAGATCCCTGTACAGTGAAGGTATTGAAGCCGGAGCAGACAGGGTCGTGTTCTGTGATACTGTGGGACTACTGGTCCCTGAAAAGACCTATGAGATATTCAAGGAACTCTCAACCCTTAGCAAGCCCGTGGCAATACACTGTCACAATGACTTCGGGTTTGCGACCGCCAATACAATATCGGCCCTGAGAGGCGGTGCATCAGAAGCACACGTTACTATAAACGGCATAGGTGAGAGGGCTGGAAATACATCTCTTGAAGAAGTTGTAATGGGTCTGGAAAACCTTTACGATTATACCTCAAATATCAAATTGGATGAAATATACACCACATCCAGGCTTGTGAGCAGACTGACAGGCATCCCTGTGGCCCCAAATAAGGCCATTGTAGGTGGAAATGCTTTCACACATGAAGCAGGTATCCACGTCCACGGCCTGATAGCTGACACATCAACATATGAACCTATGAAACCCGAAACCATTGGCAGGCAGAGAAAGATCGTGCTTGGCAAACATGCGGGCAAAAGTTCGGTTATAATGGCATTGAAAGAGCTGGATCTTGATGTAAGTGATGTACAACTGAATGAGATCGTGGCCAGGATAAAAGAGCTTGGTGATAAAGGGAAACATGTTACAGATGCAGACTTGGAGATCATAGCCGAAACAGTACTGAACATCACCTGTGAACCAAAGGTCAAGCTTGAAGAATTGACAGTGGTATCAGGTAATATGGTTACACCAACTGCTTCTATCAAGATGAAAGTCAACGGAGACGTGATAGTGGAGGCTGGAGTGGGAGATGGTCCTGTTGATGCGGCCATTGCAGCCCTGCGTAAAGGTATAGCAGGTGTTGCCGACATCAGGCTTGAAGAATATCATGTTGATGCAATTACCGGCGGAACTGATGCCCTGGTAGAGGTTTGGGTAAAACTGAACAAGGAAGGCAAGGTGATCACTGCCAGGGGTGCAAGGACAGATATTATCATGGCATCTGTGGAAGCTGTTCTTGAAGGAATAAACAGGCTGATGAAATAGCCTTCAACAATAACATTAATGTATGAAAACTATCACCACTGATACTATATTTATTGAATTAGGATTATGTATGAAATAATTAAAAGGAGGAATAAAATAGATGGGTAAAAAAACCAGGATGACGGGCGCAAGAGCCCTTATAGAATCCCTGTACGCTGAGAAAGTCGAAGTTATGTTCGGGTATCCGGGCGGCGTACTACTACCTATCTATGATGAATTGTATGATGCAAACATAGACCACATTCTGGTCAGGCATGAGCAGGCTGCAGCACATGCAGCAGATGGATATGCCCGTGCCACAGGCAAAGTTGGGGTCTGCCTTGCAACTTCCGGCCCTGGAGCCACTAATCTGGTTACAGGCATAGCCAATGCATACATGGATTCTGTTCCTATAGTTGCCATCACTGGTCAGGTACCAAGGCCGCTTATCGGGAACGATGCTTTCCAGGAAGCGAATATTACAGGCATCACTCTTCCCATCACAAAGCACAATTACCTTGTAACGGATGTAAACGACCTGCCCTGGATAATCAAGGAAGCGTTCCACATCGCATTTACCGGAAGACAGGGGCCGGTCCTTGTCGATATTCCAAAGGATGTGACCACTGACGAGATAGATTTTGAATATCCTGGTAAAGTGTACCTGAAAGGATACAAGCCAGTGAAAACCGGGCACAAACTGCAGATAAAAAGAGGCGCTGAAGCCATTATAAAAGCCAGGCGTCCTGTTATTTATATTGGCGGTGGAATAATCTCATCAAATGCCAGCAAGGAATTACTTGAACTGGCAGAGATCATCAATGCACCTGTGACCACCACACTCATGGCCAAAGGTGCTTTTCCTGATACCCACCCATTATGTGTAGGTATGCCGGGGATGCACGGTACCAAATATGCCAACTTTGCGATCCAGGAATCTGACCTGCTGATAGCTATAGGTGTCAGGTTTGATGACAGGGTTACTGGCAAGGTAGATTCATTTGCTCCCAATGCCAGTATAATTCATATAGATATAGACCCGGCTGAGATAAGTAAGAATGTACGTGTGGATATACCAATCGTGGGCAATGCAAGATCCATACTAAAGATGCTTGTGGAATTTATTAATGAATTAAAGAAAAGCAAATCCGGAACCACACAATGGATCAAGAAGGTAGAGAAGTGGAAACAGCAATACCCACTGAAGTATCTTATGGGTGAGACGTTGAAACCTCAGTATATTGTTGAGCAGATAAATGAATTATATCCAGATAGCATCATAGTAACAGAGGTTGGCCAGAACCAGATGTGGGCTGCCCAATACTTTAAATATTCCCAGCCGAGGACTTTCATATCATCGGGTGGGCTCGGAACAATGGGATTCGGTTTTCCGGCTGCCATGGGTGCCAAAAAGGGTTGTCCTGAAAAAGTGGTCTTTGACATCGCAGGGGACGGTTCCTTCCAGATGAACAGTCAGGAACTTGCCACAGTGGTGAAGAACGATATACCTGTTATAGTGGCTATCCTAAACAACGGATTTCTGGGCATGGTCAGGCAGTGGCAGGACCTGTTCTTTGATAAGAGGTATTCATTTACCAGTATTGATAATAGTGTTGACTTTGTCAAGCTGGCAGAAGCATATGGTGCGCTTGGTCTTAGGGTTACTAAACCAGAAGATGTGGGACCGGCATTAAAGGAAGCCGTTGATTCAGGCCGGCCAACTATAATAGACTTTGTAGTTGATCGGGAAGAGAATGTGTCGCCCATGGTACCGGCTGGTGCAGCTATAAATGAAATACTTGACCTGGAGGCCTGAAATTGAAACACACACTTGCAATACTTGTGGAAAACAGATCCGGGGTCTTAACAAGAGTGGCAGGACTATTTAGCCGCAGGGGTTTTAATATAGAAAGCCTTGCAGTTGGAGTAACGGACAATCCTGATATATCAAGAATGACTATTGTCGTATCAGGTGATGACCATGTACTTGAACAGGTGATCAAGCAGTTGAATAAGCTCATTGATGTTATCAGGGTCAATGATTTTGAACCCGGCGAGACCATTGAGCGGGAACTTGCATTTTTCAAGGTCAAGGTCGATAAAGGCAACCGTTCAGAGGTTATGCAGATAGTAGATGTATTCAGGGCCCAGATCGTAGATGTCGGTGTTAAGAGTTTGATAGTGGCTGTTACCGGAACAAATGATAAGATCGATGCCATTGAGAAACTCTTGCGGGGTTTCGGGATCCTGGAAGTTGTCCGTACAGGTACAGTTGCAATGAATCGCGGTGCTAAGACGGTAAAACCGGGAAAATAATTGTCATTTAGAATAATAATTGATGTATAATTTCAGATACAGGAGAGAGAATAAATGGTGAAGATGTATTATGATTCAGATGCCGACCTCGGTGTACTGAAAGGCAAGACTATAGCAGTAATTGGATACGGAAGCCAGGGTCATGCCCAGGCACAGAACCTGCATGATTCAGGTATTAATGTAGTGGTTGGACTAAGGAAAGACAGCAGTTCATGGGCAAAGGCCGAAGCTGACGGCCTGAATGTCAAGACTGTGTCAGAAGCGGCTGCAGAGGCTGATATTGTCCAGATGCTGGTGCCAGATGAGATTGCTGCATCTATATATGCGGATGATATCGCAGCCAATCTAAAACCTGGAAATGCGCTTTCGTTCTCACATGGGTTCAACATACATTTCAACCAGATTGTCCCGCCGGCAGATGTGGACGTGTTCATGGTAGCTCCAAAGAGTCCGGGACACCTGGTCAGGCGGACATATGTGGAAGGTAATGGTGTACCCGGCCTGCTTGCTGTACATC of ANME-2 cluster archaeon contains these proteins:
- a CDS encoding CBS domain-containing protein, with translation MTDKTIQDINAKIANGSVHVVTAEEMPDIVAELGPVGAAKEIDIVTTGTFGAMCSSGAFLNLGHSDPPIKMQKVWLNDVEAYAGLAAIDAYIGATQLSKSRGIEYGGAHVIEDLVAGKSIDIHATAYGTDCYPRKVLDTTVTIDDLNQATMFNPRNGYQRYNVATNCSDRTLYTYMGTLLPDCGNVTYSGAGVLSPMYNDPTYQTIGVGSRIFLCGAQGYVTGQGTQHDPANNFATMMVQGDLKQMDKKYVRGASFHGYGTSQYVGIGIPIPILNADIAKATAVTDADITVDVLDYGVARRDRPVLRQVTYEELKSGMIDINGREITTSPMSSFHDARAIAGELKDWIQKGTFYPTLPVERLPNTGVEFKPMKQIGEQPTVADVMAKRVITIQQGLTVENAAKVIMEGNFNHLPVVSDEDRLVGIITAWDIAKAVAKNKRDKLDDIMTRAVVTADATEPIDIVARRLEQHNISALPVVDKHSRVSGIITSDDITKLVARR
- a CDS encoding type II toxin-antitoxin system ParD family antitoxin — its product is MERITIRLPEKQLEMIDVMVNMGEFPSTSEAIRAAIRDLIDQRSDKLLRNMQLLERVGTAKVV
- the ftsZ gene encoding cell division protein FtsZ encodes the protein MQTIVQEALKHTEKEKLLRESRQIEEMCEDFGEPQIVIVGCGGAGNNTVNRLYNMGVSGAETIAINTDKQHLDMIQADKKILVGKSLTRGLGAGGYPETGRKAAELARGTLEEVLKGADLVFITAGMGGGTGTGAAPVVAEIAKQQDAIVVGMVSSPFRVERARAIKAEEGLETFRKAADTVLVLDNNRLLDYVPNLPIEQAFSVMDQLIAETVKGISETITQASLINLDYADVKTIMSCGGVAVMLVGEAKSQDRGDNVVRAALNHPLLDVDYRGATGCLVHITGGPDLTLSEAEAVAESLTYELDDRANVIWGARVNKEYEGRIRVMAIMTGVQSAQILGPQSYGINEGQKEGMAVGAAISGSNNGGSIIDII
- a CDS encoding 2-isopropylmalate synthase → MVLFVNRDIRFLDTTLRDGEQTPGVALSTKDKLLIAHKLDTLGVNIIEAGSAITSKGEREAIRAVANEGLNAEICSYCRVRNEDIDLALECDVDSIHLVVPVSDLHIKSKLKKDRETVKQMALDATVYARDHGLIVELSGEDASRADMGFLRSLYSEGIEAGADRVVFCDTVGLLVPEKTYEIFKELSTLSKPVAIHCHNDFGFATANTISALRGGASEAHVTINGIGERAGNTSLEEVVMGLENLYDYTSNIKLDEIYTTSRLVSRLTGIPVAPNKAIVGGNAFTHEAGIHVHGLIADTSTYEPMKPETIGRQRKIVLGKHAGKSSVIMALKELDLDVSDVQLNEIVARIKELGDKGKHVTDADLEIIAETVLNITCEPKVKLEELTVVSGNMVTPTASIKMKVNGDVIVEAGVGDGPVDAAIAALRKGIAGVADIRLEEYHVDAITGGTDALVEVWVKLNKEGKVITARGARTDIIMASVEAVLEGINRLMK
- a CDS encoding acetolactate synthase large subunit, translated to MGKKTRMTGARALIESLYAEKVEVMFGYPGGVLLPIYDELYDANIDHILVRHEQAAAHAADGYARATGKVGVCLATSGPGATNLVTGIANAYMDSVPIVAITGQVPRPLIGNDAFQEANITGITLPITKHNYLVTDVNDLPWIIKEAFHIAFTGRQGPVLVDIPKDVTTDEIDFEYPGKVYLKGYKPVKTGHKLQIKRGAEAIIKARRPVIYIGGGIISSNASKELLELAEIINAPVTTTLMAKGAFPDTHPLCVGMPGMHGTKYANFAIQESDLLIAIGVRFDDRVTGKVDSFAPNASIIHIDIDPAEISKNVRVDIPIVGNARSILKMLVEFINELKKSKSGTTQWIKKVEKWKQQYPLKYLMGETLKPQYIVEQINELYPDSIIVTEVGQNQMWAAQYFKYSQPRTFISSGGLGTMGFGFPAAMGAKKGCPEKVVFDIAGDGSFQMNSQELATVVKNDIPVIVAILNNGFLGMVRQWQDLFFDKRYSFTSIDNSVDFVKLAEAYGALGLRVTKPEDVGPALKEAVDSGRPTIIDFVVDREENVSPMVPAGAAINEILDLEA
- the ilvN gene encoding acetolactate synthase small subunit, which codes for MKHTLAILVENRSGVLTRVAGLFSRRGFNIESLAVGVTDNPDISRMTIVVSGDDHVLEQVIKQLNKLIDVIRVNDFEPGETIERELAFFKVKVDKGNRSEVMQIVDVFRAQIVDVGVKSLIVAVTGTNDKIDAIEKLLRGFGILEVVRTGTVAMNRGAKTVKPGK